Proteins encoded in a region of the Excalfactoria chinensis isolate bCotChi1 chromosome 16, bCotChi1.hap2, whole genome shotgun sequence genome:
- the SDSL gene encoding serine dehydratase-like isoform X1, with protein MFCQRSVVRAVVTPMWGCFSGVFPPLLGAASGASSSACSAVLGRCRLGFLASVQQGFLQVPGNSSVHSPHLWTSWSKQAVREWEHCLPQTSFWDLQQALQKPGTTCHPVAMAAQCRGSEKPFHIVSPLLESLALSRAAGTQVYMKLENVQPTGSFKIRGIGNLCQEAARKGCQHFVCSSGGNAGMAAAYAARKLGLPATVVVPSSTSPSTVSRLEELGATVEVYGKVWDEANQRALELVQNEGWASIHPFDDPLLWQGHASLVLELKDALDTKPDAIVLAVGGGGLLAGVVAGLQQVGWLDVPVIAAETWGAHSFHAALKAGHLVTLPDITSVAKCLGAKTVSARALQCAQEIQVISEVVEDAEAVHAVERFLDDERMLVQPACGAALALFYSRRLQQMQHEGRLGTPLGRVVVVVCGGSSMTAALLRDLKNQLGLE; from the exons ATGTTCTGCCAACGTTCTGTGGTGCGTGCTGTGGTTACCCCCATGTGGGGATGTTTTTCTGGTGTGTTCCCCcctctgctgggtgctgcttcGGGAGCATCGAgcagtgcatgcagtgcagTACTGGGACGCTGCAGATTGGGGTTCTTGGCCTCTGTTCAGCAAGGATTCCTTCAAGTTCCTGGCAATAGCAGTGTGCACAGCCCCCATCTGTGGACCAGCTGGAGTAAGCAAGCAGTGAGAGAGTGGGAGCACTGCCTGCCCCAG ACATCATTCTGGGACCTGCAGCAAGCCCTGCAGAAACCAGGTACCACGTGTCACCCTGTGGCCATGGCAGCCCAGTGCAGGGGGAGCGAGAAGCCCTTCCACATCGTGTCCCCGCTCCTGGAGAGCCTGGCCCTGTCCCGGGCAGCAGGGACCCAGGTGTACATGAAGCTGGAGAACGTGCAGCCCACCGGCTCCTTCAAGATCCGGGGCATCGGAAACCTCTGCCAGGAG GCTGCCAGGAAGGGCTGCCAGCACTTCGTTTGTTCCTCAG GAGGGAATGCAGGCATGGCCGCAGCATATGCAGCCAGGAAGCTGGGGCTGCCGGCCACCGTGGtggtgcccagcagcaccagccccagcactgtgagcaggctggaggagctgggggCAACAGTGGAGGTCTATGGAAAG gTGTGGGATGAAGCCAACCAGAGAGCCCTAGAGTTGGTGCAGAATGAGGGCTGGGCCAGCATCCACCCCTTCGACGACCCCTTGCTGTG GCAGGGTCATGCTAGCCTGGTCCTGGAGCTGAAGGATGCACTGGACACAAAGCCTGACGCCATCGTGCTGGCAGTGGGAGGTGGGGGGCTGCTGGCTGGTGTGGTGGCCGGGCTGCAGCAGGTGGGATGGCTCGATGTCCCCGTCATTGCTGCTGAGACCTGGGGGGCCCACAGCTTCCATGCGGCGCTGAAGGCTGGGCACCTCGTCACCCTGCCCGACATCACCAG TGTGGCCAAATGCCTTGGGGCCAAGACGGTGTCAGCAAGGGCACTGCAGTGTGCCCAGGAGATCCAGGTCATTTCAGAGGTGGTGGAGGATGCTGAGGCCGTGCATGCTGTGGAAAGGTTCCTGG atgATGAGCGGATGCTGGTGCAGCCGGCATGTGGTGCAGCGCTGGCCCTATTCTACTCGAGGCGGCTGCAGCAGATGCAGCATGAGGGACGCCTGGGGACCCCACTGGGCCGCGTGGTGGTGGTGGTCTGTGGTGGCAGCAGCAtgacagctgcactgctgcGAGACCTGAAGAACCAGCTGGGCCTGGAGTGA
- the LHX5 gene encoding LIM/homeobox protein Lhx5 isoform X3 — protein MMVHCAGCERPILDRFLLNVLDRAWHIKCVQCCECKCNLTEKCFSREGKLYCKNDFFRRFGTKCAGCSQGISPSDLVRKARNKVFHLNCFTCMVCNKQLSTGEELYIIDENKFVCKDDYLNSPSLKEGSLNSVSSCTDRSLSPDLQDPMQDDTKETDNSTSSDKETANNENEEQNSGTKRRGPRTTIKAKQLETLKAAFAATPKPTRHIREQLAQETGLNMRVIQVWFQNRRSKERRMKQLSALGARRHAFFRSPRRMRPLGGRLDESEMLGSTPYTYYGDYQGDYYGPGGNYDFFPHGPPSQAQSPADPSYLQNSGPGSTPLGPLEPPLSGHHSSENQRYTDMISHPDTPSPEPGMTGSLHPIPGEVFSGGPSPPFSMSSNSGYSGALAHPNPELSEAAVW, from the exons ATGATGGTGCATTGTGCGGGCTGCGAGAGGCCGATTTTGGACCGCTTCCTGCTAAACGTCTTGGACAGAGCATGGCACATCAAATGCGTCCAGTGCTGCGAGTGCAAATGCAACCTGACCGAGAAATGCTTCTCCAGGGAAGGAAAACTGTACTGCAAGAACGACTTTTTCAG GAGATTTGGCACCAAATGCGCCGGCTGCTCACAGGGCATATCCCCCAGCGACCTGGTCCGGAAAGCCCGGAACAAAGTGTTCCACCTGAACTGTTTCACCTGCATGGTTTGCAACAAGCAGCTCTCCACTGGCGAGGAACTGTATATCatagatgaaaacaaatttgtttgcAAAGACGACTATTTGAACTCTCCCAGTTTGAAGGAAGGCAGCCTCAACTCAG TGTCCTCATGTACAGACAGGAGTTTGTCCCCGGATCTCCAGGACCCCATGCAGGATGACACCAAGGAGACAGACAATTCCACCTCCTCAGACAAGGAGACCGCCAACAACGAGAATGAGGAGCAGAACTCTGGCACCAAGAGGAGGGGGCCCCGCACTACCATTAAGGCCAAGCAGCTGGAGACCCTCAAAGCTGCCTTTGCGGCCACCCCCAAGCCCACCCGACACATCCGTGAGCAACTGGCGCAGGAGACTGGCCTCAACATGAGGGTCATCCAG GTCTGGTTCCAGAACCGCCGGTCCAAGGAGCGCCGGATGAAGCAGCTGAGTGCTCTGGGTGCCCGCCGGCACGCCTTCTTCCGCAGCCCGCGCAGGATGCGGCCCCTGGGCGGCCGTCTCGACGAGTCCGAGATGCTCGGCTCGACGCCCTACACGTACTACGGAG ATTACCAAGGTGACTACTACGGGCCAGGAGGCAACTAtgacttttttccccatggGCCCCCCTCCCAGGCCCAGTCTCCGGCCGACCCCAGCTACCTTCAGAACTCAGGACCCGGCTCCACGCCCCTGGGACCCTTGGAGCCCCCCCTTAGCGGACACCACTCCTCAGAAAACCAAAGGTACACGGATATGATCTCACACCCCGACACCCCTAGCCCTGAGCCAGGGATGACGGGCTCGCTGCACCCCATCCCGGGGGAGGTCTTCAGCGGGGGGCCCAGCCCACCCTTCTCCATGTCCAGCAATAGCGGCTACAGCGGGGCCCTCGCACACCCCAACCCGGAGCTGAGCGAGGCAGCGGTGTGGTAG
- the LHX5 gene encoding LIM/homeobox protein Lhx5 isoform X1, which yields MMVHCAGCERPILDRFLLNVLDRAWHIKCVQCCECKCNLTEKCFSREGKLYCKNDFFRRFGTKCAGCSQGISPSDLVRKARNKVFHLNCFTCMVCNKQLSTGEELYIIDENKFVCKDDYLNSPSLKEGSLNSEAKLPFDFLGSCLCVRTAGSGPLLLAQQCRPPVFTPCHGLFLRPAPGAGSCHSSQWGRCCERDRSLSPDLQDPMQDDTKETDNSTSSDKETANNENEEQNSGTKRRGPRTTIKAKQLETLKAAFAATPKPTRHIREQLAQETGLNMRVIQVWFQNRRSKERRMKQLSALGARRHAFFRSPRRMRPLGGRLDESEMLGSTPYTYYGDYQGDYYGPGGNYDFFPHGPPSQAQSPADPSYLQNSGPGSTPLGPLEPPLSGHHSSENQRYTDMISHPDTPSPEPGMTGSLHPIPGEVFSGGPSPPFSMSSNSGYSGALAHPNPELSEAAVW from the exons ATGATGGTGCATTGTGCGGGCTGCGAGAGGCCGATTTTGGACCGCTTCCTGCTAAACGTCTTGGACAGAGCATGGCACATCAAATGCGTCCAGTGCTGCGAGTGCAAATGCAACCTGACCGAGAAATGCTTCTCCAGGGAAGGAAAACTGTACTGCAAGAACGACTTTTTCAG GAGATTTGGCACCAAATGCGCCGGCTGCTCACAGGGCATATCCCCCAGCGACCTGGTCCGGAAAGCCCGGAACAAAGTGTTCCACCTGAACTGTTTCACCTGCATGGTTTGCAACAAGCAGCTCTCCACTGGCGAGGAACTGTATATCatagatgaaaacaaatttgtttgcAAAGACGACTATTTGAACTCTCCCAGTTTGAAGGAAGGCAGCCTCAACTCAG AGGCAAAGCTCCCATTTGACTTCCTTGGAAGCTGTCTCTGCGTCAGGACCGCGGGATCAGGCCCCCTCCTGCTGGCCCAGCAGTGCCGGCCGCCCGTGTtcaccccctgccatgggctctTTCTCCGTCCAGCACCCGGGGCCGGATCCTGTCACTCGAGTCAGTGGGGCCGCTGCTGCGAGCGAG ACAGGAGTTTGTCCCCGGATCTCCAGGACCCCATGCAGGATGACACCAAGGAGACAGACAATTCCACCTCCTCAGACAAGGAGACCGCCAACAACGAGAATGAGGAGCAGAACTCTGGCACCAAGAGGAGGGGGCCCCGCACTACCATTAAGGCCAAGCAGCTGGAGACCCTCAAAGCTGCCTTTGCGGCCACCCCCAAGCCCACCCGACACATCCGTGAGCAACTGGCGCAGGAGACTGGCCTCAACATGAGGGTCATCCAG GTCTGGTTCCAGAACCGCCGGTCCAAGGAGCGCCGGATGAAGCAGCTGAGTGCTCTGGGTGCCCGCCGGCACGCCTTCTTCCGCAGCCCGCGCAGGATGCGGCCCCTGGGCGGCCGTCTCGACGAGTCCGAGATGCTCGGCTCGACGCCCTACACGTACTACGGAG ATTACCAAGGTGACTACTACGGGCCAGGAGGCAACTAtgacttttttccccatggGCCCCCCTCCCAGGCCCAGTCTCCGGCCGACCCCAGCTACCTTCAGAACTCAGGACCCGGCTCCACGCCCCTGGGACCCTTGGAGCCCCCCCTTAGCGGACACCACTCCTCAGAAAACCAAAGGTACACGGATATGATCTCACACCCCGACACCCCTAGCCCTGAGCCAGGGATGACGGGCTCGCTGCACCCCATCCCGGGGGAGGTCTTCAGCGGGGGGCCCAGCCCACCCTTCTCCATGTCCAGCAATAGCGGCTACAGCGGGGCCCTCGCACACCCCAACCCGGAGCTGAGCGAGGCAGCGGTGTGGTAG
- the LHX5 gene encoding LIM/homeobox protein Lhx5 isoform X5, with product MRALTSCSPRDADTRGSRGCPVHGPTELPMYPPIPGPLPARLPCPLLLAQQCRPPVFTPCHGLFLRPAPGAGSCHSSQWGRCCERDRSLSPDLQDPMQDDTKETDNSTSSDKETANNENEEQNSGTKRRGPRTTIKAKQLETLKAAFAATPKPTRHIREQLAQETGLNMRVIQVWFQNRRSKERRMKQLSALGARRHAFFRSPRRMRPLGGRLDESEMLGSTPYTYYGDYQGDYYGPGGNYDFFPHGPPSQAQSPADPSYLQNSGPGSTPLGPLEPPLSGHHSSENQRYTDMISHPDTPSPEPGMTGSLHPIPGEVFSGGPSPPFSMSSNSGYSGALAHPNPELSEAAVW from the exons ATGCGAGCGCTCACCTCGTGCTCCCCGCGGGATGCAGACACGCGTGGATCCCGCGGCTGCCCCGTGCACGGCCCCACTGAGCTCCCCATGTACCCTCCGATCCCGGGACCCCTCCCTGCGAGGCTGCCCT GCCCCCTCCTGCTGGCCCAGCAGTGCCGGCCGCCCGTGTtcaccccctgccatgggctctTTCTCCGTCCAGCACCCGGGGCCGGATCCTGTCACTCGAGTCAGTGGGGCCGCTGCTGCGAGCGAG ACAGGAGTTTGTCCCCGGATCTCCAGGACCCCATGCAGGATGACACCAAGGAGACAGACAATTCCACCTCCTCAGACAAGGAGACCGCCAACAACGAGAATGAGGAGCAGAACTCTGGCACCAAGAGGAGGGGGCCCCGCACTACCATTAAGGCCAAGCAGCTGGAGACCCTCAAAGCTGCCTTTGCGGCCACCCCCAAGCCCACCCGACACATCCGTGAGCAACTGGCGCAGGAGACTGGCCTCAACATGAGGGTCATCCAG GTCTGGTTCCAGAACCGCCGGTCCAAGGAGCGCCGGATGAAGCAGCTGAGTGCTCTGGGTGCCCGCCGGCACGCCTTCTTCCGCAGCCCGCGCAGGATGCGGCCCCTGGGCGGCCGTCTCGACGAGTCCGAGATGCTCGGCTCGACGCCCTACACGTACTACGGAG ATTACCAAGGTGACTACTACGGGCCAGGAGGCAACTAtgacttttttccccatggGCCCCCCTCCCAGGCCCAGTCTCCGGCCGACCCCAGCTACCTTCAGAACTCAGGACCCGGCTCCACGCCCCTGGGACCCTTGGAGCCCCCCCTTAGCGGACACCACTCCTCAGAAAACCAAAGGTACACGGATATGATCTCACACCCCGACACCCCTAGCCCTGAGCCAGGGATGACGGGCTCGCTGCACCCCATCCCGGGGGAGGTCTTCAGCGGGGGGCCCAGCCCACCCTTCTCCATGTCCAGCAATAGCGGCTACAGCGGGGCCCTCGCACACCCCAACCCGGAGCTGAGCGAGGCAGCGGTGTGGTAG
- the PLBD2 gene encoding putative phospholipase B-like 2, whose amino-acid sequence MAALRALLAAAAVAVWVPGVASGPTPPPRSASVLLEPGSGRLRVLPGRQPAAVAWAELTDHIQAVGWAFLEVSANASFNDTLQAYAAGLAEAAVTEQLVYMHWMNTAVGYCGPFRYETQYCRRLRGYLEANLAWMEEQMDSGRDRAYWHQVRLTLLQLQGLEDSYRGRVALPSGRLSLSPFGFLLLQLGGDLEDLEAAFNSSAQQRPLGSGSCSALLKLLPGFQDLLVAHDTWAPYQSMLRLIKKYTLPFHAEPGGTARVPGSVQVFSSYPGTIFSGDDFYILSSGLVALETTIGNSDKSRWQYLRPQGSVLEWLRNIVANRLARSGAEWASIFQRFNSGTYNNQWMLVDYKAFSPGHAGPQQGLLTVLEQIPGLVIVADKTELLYQQGYWASYNVPYFEEIFNASGNLELVQKYGDWFTYDKNPRAQIFHRNQSQVHDVDSMVRLMRSNNYLQDPLSQCRGCDPPHNAENAISARSDLNPANGTYPFAALRQRCHGGTDTKVTSFGMARNFGLVAASGPTWDDVPPFRWSTSPCSHLLHMGHPDLWRFPPIKVRWD is encoded by the exons ATGGCGGCGCTGCGGGCGCTGTTGGCGGCCGCCGCTGTGGCGGTGTGGGTACCGGGGGTCGCGTCCGGCCCGACCCCTCCGCCCCGCAGCGCCTCCGTGCTTCTGGAGCCCGGCTCGGGCCGGCTCCGCGTGCTGCCCGGCCGCCAGCCCGCCGCCGTCGCTTGGGCCGAGCTCACCGACCACATCCAGGCCGTCGG GTGGGCGTTCCTCGAGGTGTCCGCCAACGCGTCCTTCAACGACACCCTGCAGGCCTACGCCGCGGGGCTGGCCGAGGCCGCCGTCACCGAGCAG CTCGTCTACATGCACTGGATGAACACGGCCGTGGGCTACTGCGGGCCCTTCCGCTACGAGACGCAGTACTGCCGCCGGCTGCGGGGCTACCTGGAGGCCAACCTGGCCTGGATGGAGGAGCAGATGGACTCCGGACGCGACCGCGCCTACTGGCACCAG GTGCGCCTGacgctgctgcagctgcaggggcTGGAGGACAGCTACCGCGGGCGCGTGGCCCTCCCCTCTGGCCgcctctccctctctcccttcgGCTTCCT cctgctgcagctgggggggGACCTGGAGGATCTGGAGGCGGCCTTCAACTCCTCTGCCCAGCAACGGCCACTGGGCTCTGGTTCCTGCTCAGCGCTGCTCAAGCTGCTGCCGGGCTTCCAGGACCTGCTGGTGGCCCACGACACCTGGGCACCCTATCAGTCCATGTTGCGCCTCATCAAGAAGTACACGCTGCCCTTCCATGCCGAGCCTGGTG GCACTGCCCGTGTCCCAGGTAGTGTCCAGGTGTTCTCCTCCTACCCTGGCACCATCTTTTCCGGAGATGACTTCTACATCCTGAGCAGCGGGCTG GTCGCACTGGAGACCACCATTGGGAACAGTGACAAGTCACGCTGGCAGTACCTGCGGCCTCAAGGCAGTGTCCTGGAGTGGCTGCGGAACATTGTGGCCAATCGGTTGGCCCGCAGCGGTGCTGAGTGGGCCAGCATCTTCCAGCGCTTCAACAGTGGCAC GTACAACAACCAGTGGATGCTGGTGGACTACAAAGCTTTCTCACCAGGGCATGCTGGCCCACAGCAGGGCctgctgacagtgctggagcagatccC GGGCTTGGTGATAGTGGCTGATAAGACAGAGCTGCTGTACCAGCAGGGGTACTGGGCCAGCTACAATGTGCC GTACTTTGAGGAGATCTTCAATGCCAGCGGGAATCTGGAGCTGGTGCAGAAGTATGGTGACTGGTTCACCTATGACAAGAACCCACGCGCCCAGATCTTTCACAGGAACCAGTCGCAGGTCCATGATGTGGACTCCATGGTCCGTCTGATGAG ATCCAACAACTACCTGCAGGACCCGCTGTCGCAGTGCCGGGGCTGCGACCCACCCCACAATGCTGAGAACGCCATCTCCGCCCGCTCTGACCTCAACCCGGCTAACGGCACCTACCCCTTTGCTGCCCTGCGCCAGCGCTGCCATGGTGGCACTGACACCAag GTCACCTCCTTCGGCATGGCCCGCAACTTTGGGCTGGTGGCTGCCAGCGGACCAACATGGGATGATGTGCCACCCTTCCGCTGGAGCACATCCCCCTGCAGCCACCTGCTGCACATGGGCCACCCCGACCTCTGGAGGTTCCCTCCCATCAAGGTCCGATGGGACTGA
- the LHX5 gene encoding LIM/homeobox protein Lhx5 isoform X4 codes for MMVHCAGCERPILDRFLLNVLDRAWHIKCVQCCECKCNLTEKCFSREGKLYCKNDFFRRFGTKCAGCSQGISPSDLVRKARNKVFHLNCFTCMVCNKQLSTGEELYIIDENKFVCKDDYLNSPSLKEGSLNSDRSLSPDLQDPMQDDTKETDNSTSSDKETANNENEEQNSGTKRRGPRTTIKAKQLETLKAAFAATPKPTRHIREQLAQETGLNMRVIQVWFQNRRSKERRMKQLSALGARRHAFFRSPRRMRPLGGRLDESEMLGSTPYTYYGDYQGDYYGPGGNYDFFPHGPPSQAQSPADPSYLQNSGPGSTPLGPLEPPLSGHHSSENQRYTDMISHPDTPSPEPGMTGSLHPIPGEVFSGGPSPPFSMSSNSGYSGALAHPNPELSEAAVW; via the exons ATGATGGTGCATTGTGCGGGCTGCGAGAGGCCGATTTTGGACCGCTTCCTGCTAAACGTCTTGGACAGAGCATGGCACATCAAATGCGTCCAGTGCTGCGAGTGCAAATGCAACCTGACCGAGAAATGCTTCTCCAGGGAAGGAAAACTGTACTGCAAGAACGACTTTTTCAG GAGATTTGGCACCAAATGCGCCGGCTGCTCACAGGGCATATCCCCCAGCGACCTGGTCCGGAAAGCCCGGAACAAAGTGTTCCACCTGAACTGTTTCACCTGCATGGTTTGCAACAAGCAGCTCTCCACTGGCGAGGAACTGTATATCatagatgaaaacaaatttgtttgcAAAGACGACTATTTGAACTCTCCCAGTTTGAAGGAAGGCAGCCTCAACTCAG ACAGGAGTTTGTCCCCGGATCTCCAGGACCCCATGCAGGATGACACCAAGGAGACAGACAATTCCACCTCCTCAGACAAGGAGACCGCCAACAACGAGAATGAGGAGCAGAACTCTGGCACCAAGAGGAGGGGGCCCCGCACTACCATTAAGGCCAAGCAGCTGGAGACCCTCAAAGCTGCCTTTGCGGCCACCCCCAAGCCCACCCGACACATCCGTGAGCAACTGGCGCAGGAGACTGGCCTCAACATGAGGGTCATCCAG GTCTGGTTCCAGAACCGCCGGTCCAAGGAGCGCCGGATGAAGCAGCTGAGTGCTCTGGGTGCCCGCCGGCACGCCTTCTTCCGCAGCCCGCGCAGGATGCGGCCCCTGGGCGGCCGTCTCGACGAGTCCGAGATGCTCGGCTCGACGCCCTACACGTACTACGGAG ATTACCAAGGTGACTACTACGGGCCAGGAGGCAACTAtgacttttttccccatggGCCCCCCTCCCAGGCCCAGTCTCCGGCCGACCCCAGCTACCTTCAGAACTCAGGACCCGGCTCCACGCCCCTGGGACCCTTGGAGCCCCCCCTTAGCGGACACCACTCCTCAGAAAACCAAAGGTACACGGATATGATCTCACACCCCGACACCCCTAGCCCTGAGCCAGGGATGACGGGCTCGCTGCACCCCATCCCGGGGGAGGTCTTCAGCGGGGGGCCCAGCCCACCCTTCTCCATGTCCAGCAATAGCGGCTACAGCGGGGCCCTCGCACACCCCAACCCGGAGCTGAGCGAGGCAGCGGTGTGGTAG
- the SDSL gene encoding serine dehydratase-like isoform X2, with amino-acid sequence MAAQCRGSEKPFHIVSPLLESLALSRAAGTQVYMKLENVQPTGSFKIRGIGNLCQEAARKGCQHFVCSSGGNAGMAAAYAARKLGLPATVVVPSSTSPSTVSRLEELGATVEVYGKVWDEANQRALELVQNEGWASIHPFDDPLLWQGHASLVLELKDALDTKPDAIVLAVGGGGLLAGVVAGLQQVGWLDVPVIAAETWGAHSFHAALKAGHLVTLPDITSVAKCLGAKTVSARALQCAQEIQVISEVVEDAEAVHAVERFLDDERMLVQPACGAALALFYSRRLQQMQHEGRLGTPLGRVVVVVCGGSSMTAALLRDLKNQLGLE; translated from the exons ATGGCAGCCCAGTGCAGGGGGAGCGAGAAGCCCTTCCACATCGTGTCCCCGCTCCTGGAGAGCCTGGCCCTGTCCCGGGCAGCAGGGACCCAGGTGTACATGAAGCTGGAGAACGTGCAGCCCACCGGCTCCTTCAAGATCCGGGGCATCGGAAACCTCTGCCAGGAG GCTGCCAGGAAGGGCTGCCAGCACTTCGTTTGTTCCTCAG GAGGGAATGCAGGCATGGCCGCAGCATATGCAGCCAGGAAGCTGGGGCTGCCGGCCACCGTGGtggtgcccagcagcaccagccccagcactgtgagcaggctggaggagctgggggCAACAGTGGAGGTCTATGGAAAG gTGTGGGATGAAGCCAACCAGAGAGCCCTAGAGTTGGTGCAGAATGAGGGCTGGGCCAGCATCCACCCCTTCGACGACCCCTTGCTGTG GCAGGGTCATGCTAGCCTGGTCCTGGAGCTGAAGGATGCACTGGACACAAAGCCTGACGCCATCGTGCTGGCAGTGGGAGGTGGGGGGCTGCTGGCTGGTGTGGTGGCCGGGCTGCAGCAGGTGGGATGGCTCGATGTCCCCGTCATTGCTGCTGAGACCTGGGGGGCCCACAGCTTCCATGCGGCGCTGAAGGCTGGGCACCTCGTCACCCTGCCCGACATCACCAG TGTGGCCAAATGCCTTGGGGCCAAGACGGTGTCAGCAAGGGCACTGCAGTGTGCCCAGGAGATCCAGGTCATTTCAGAGGTGGTGGAGGATGCTGAGGCCGTGCATGCTGTGGAAAGGTTCCTGG atgATGAGCGGATGCTGGTGCAGCCGGCATGTGGTGCAGCGCTGGCCCTATTCTACTCGAGGCGGCTGCAGCAGATGCAGCATGAGGGACGCCTGGGGACCCCACTGGGCCGCGTGGTGGTGGTGGTCTGTGGTGGCAGCAGCAtgacagctgcactgctgcGAGACCTGAAGAACCAGCTGGGCCTGGAGTGA
- the LHX5 gene encoding LIM/homeobox protein Lhx5 isoform X2 yields the protein MMVHCAGCERPILDRFLLNVLDRAWHIKCVQCCECKCNLTEKCFSREGKLYCKNDFFRRFGTKCAGCSQGISPSDLVRKARNKVFHLNCFTCMVCNKQLSTGEELYIIDENKFVCKDDYLNSPSLKEGSLNSEAKLPFDFLGSCLCVRTAGSGPLLLAQQCRPPVFTPCHGLFLRPAPGAGSCHSSQWGRCCERDRSLSPDLQDPMQDDTKETDNSTSSDKETANNENEEQNSGTKRRGPRTTIKAKQLETLKAAFAATPKPTRHIREQLAQETGLNMRVIQVWFQNRRSKERRMKQLSALGARRHAFFRSPRRMRPLGGRLDESEMLGSTPYTYYGDYQGDYYGPGGNYDFFPHGPPSQAQSPADPSYLQNSGPGSTPLGPLEPPLSGHHSSENQSNSGYSGALAHPNPELSEAAVW from the exons ATGATGGTGCATTGTGCGGGCTGCGAGAGGCCGATTTTGGACCGCTTCCTGCTAAACGTCTTGGACAGAGCATGGCACATCAAATGCGTCCAGTGCTGCGAGTGCAAATGCAACCTGACCGAGAAATGCTTCTCCAGGGAAGGAAAACTGTACTGCAAGAACGACTTTTTCAG GAGATTTGGCACCAAATGCGCCGGCTGCTCACAGGGCATATCCCCCAGCGACCTGGTCCGGAAAGCCCGGAACAAAGTGTTCCACCTGAACTGTTTCACCTGCATGGTTTGCAACAAGCAGCTCTCCACTGGCGAGGAACTGTATATCatagatgaaaacaaatttgtttgcAAAGACGACTATTTGAACTCTCCCAGTTTGAAGGAAGGCAGCCTCAACTCAG AGGCAAAGCTCCCATTTGACTTCCTTGGAAGCTGTCTCTGCGTCAGGACCGCGGGATCAGGCCCCCTCCTGCTGGCCCAGCAGTGCCGGCCGCCCGTGTtcaccccctgccatgggctctTTCTCCGTCCAGCACCCGGGGCCGGATCCTGTCACTCGAGTCAGTGGGGCCGCTGCTGCGAGCGAG ACAGGAGTTTGTCCCCGGATCTCCAGGACCCCATGCAGGATGACACCAAGGAGACAGACAATTCCACCTCCTCAGACAAGGAGACCGCCAACAACGAGAATGAGGAGCAGAACTCTGGCACCAAGAGGAGGGGGCCCCGCACTACCATTAAGGCCAAGCAGCTGGAGACCCTCAAAGCTGCCTTTGCGGCCACCCCCAAGCCCACCCGACACATCCGTGAGCAACTGGCGCAGGAGACTGGCCTCAACATGAGGGTCATCCAG GTCTGGTTCCAGAACCGCCGGTCCAAGGAGCGCCGGATGAAGCAGCTGAGTGCTCTGGGTGCCCGCCGGCACGCCTTCTTCCGCAGCCCGCGCAGGATGCGGCCCCTGGGCGGCCGTCTCGACGAGTCCGAGATGCTCGGCTCGACGCCCTACACGTACTACGGAG ATTACCAAGGTGACTACTACGGGCCAGGAGGCAACTAtgacttttttccccatggGCCCCCCTCCCAGGCCCAGTCTCCGGCCGACCCCAGCTACCTTCAGAACTCAGGACCCGGCTCCACGCCCCTGGGACCCTTGGAGCCCCCCCTTAGCGGACACCACTCCTCAGAAAACCAAAG CAATAGCGGCTACAGCGGGGCCCTCGCACACCCCAACCCGGAGCTGAGCGAGGCAGCGGTGTGGTAG